In the Candidatus Polarisedimenticolia bacterium genome, CGGCGCGCCTGGAGAAGGAGCTGCCGGGATGGAAGCTGCAGGATGGCTGGCTCCGCCGCAAGTACTCAACCGACGGCTGGCCGACCACACTGATGCTGGTCAACGCCATCGGCTTCCTCAGCGAGGCGGCCTACCACCATCCCGACCTGGAGGTCACCTGGGGCAAGGTCTGGGTCAAGCTGAAGACGCACGCCTCCGGCGGGATCACCGAGAGGGACTTCGCCCTGGCGAAGGAGATCGAGACGCTCGCCCTCTGGCGGCCGCCCGCC is a window encoding:
- a CDS encoding 4a-hydroxytetrahydrobiopterin dehydratase, with the protein product MPEKPAVLPDDVVSARLEKELPGWKLQDGWLRRKYSTDGWPTTLMLVNAIGFLSEAAYHHPDLEVTWGKVWVKLKTHASGGITERDFALAKEIETLALWRPPAGSAMEGTPNKFTHGK